In the genome of Streptomyces sp. V2I9, one region contains:
- a CDS encoding DNA alkylation repair protein produces the protein MDRLVAAYAPAADPVRAEGAAAYMRHVAPFLGIPAPERRTLSRTALAGLGRPDERDCTAVALRCWRLPEREYQYFAADYLRRYADRCTSGFLPVLHHLVTTVPWWDTVDMLAVHVAGPLVAADPPLARAMDRWIDDPSIWAARTALLHQLRYKEATDADRLFGYCLRRADHPDFFIRKAIGWALREYARTDPAAVRDFVGGAGTGLSPLSVREALKNL, from the coding sequence CTGGACCGGCTCGTCGCGGCGTACGCCCCGGCCGCCGACCCCGTACGGGCGGAAGGCGCCGCGGCGTACATGAGGCATGTCGCGCCCTTCCTCGGCATCCCCGCCCCCGAGCGCCGCACCCTGTCCCGGACCGCCCTGGCGGGTCTCGGACGGCCGGACGAGCGCGACTGCACGGCGGTCGCGCTGCGGTGCTGGCGACTGCCGGAGCGGGAGTACCAGTACTTCGCCGCCGACTACCTGCGCCGGTACGCCGACCGCTGCACCTCCGGCTTCCTGCCCGTCCTGCACCACCTCGTCACCACCGTCCCCTGGTGGGACACGGTCGACATGCTCGCCGTGCATGTCGCGGGCCCTCTGGTCGCCGCCGATCCGCCGCTCGCACGCGCGATGGACCGGTGGATCGACGATCCCAGCATCTGGGCGGCCAGGACCGCCCTGCTGCACCAGCTGCGGTACAAGGAGGCCACCGACGCCGACCGGCTGTTCGGCTACTGCCTGCGCCGCGCGGACCACCCCGACTTCTTCATCCGCAAGGCGATCGGCTGGGCGCTGCGCGAGTACGCCAGGACCGACCCCGCCGCCGTACGCGACTTCGTCGGGGGAGCGGGGACCGGCCTGTCGCCGCTCTCCGTGCGTGAGGCCCTCAAGAACCTCTGA
- a CDS encoding TVP38/TMEM64 family protein, producing MFDPVPTARPAAGPAVRLSRALMSPWSRFSLLVVVLLGAASTMLLFEPQRFLASGWPPQLTGGTAAMLFGLGYGALTVAFVPRPLLNIAAGALFGAQTGLAAALAGTVLGAGVSFMLGRVLGQDALRTLLRGKLLTAADGVLSRHGFRSVLALRLFPGVPFAAANYCAATSRMSAPPFLLATGLGSIPNTAAYVIAGSEAASPTSPVFLAAMGFIVLSALGGALVAWRKRHRLGRDTPED from the coding sequence ATGTTCGACCCCGTCCCCACCGCCCGGCCCGCCGCCGGCCCGGCCGTGCGCCTCTCCCGCGCGCTCATGTCGCCGTGGTCCCGGTTCTCGCTGCTCGTGGTCGTCCTTCTCGGGGCCGCGTCGACGATGCTGCTGTTCGAGCCACAGCGGTTCCTCGCGTCGGGCTGGCCGCCGCAGTTGACGGGCGGTACGGCGGCGATGCTCTTCGGACTCGGGTACGGGGCACTGACGGTGGCGTTCGTGCCGCGCCCGCTGCTCAACATCGCGGCGGGCGCGTTGTTCGGCGCGCAGACGGGTCTGGCGGCGGCGCTGGCGGGCACGGTGCTGGGCGCGGGCGTGTCGTTCATGCTGGGCCGGGTGCTGGGCCAGGACGCGTTGCGGACGCTGCTGCGCGGGAAGCTGCTCACCGCCGCCGACGGGGTGCTGAGCCGGCACGGCTTCCGGTCGGTCCTGGCGCTGCGGCTCTTCCCCGGCGTCCCGTTCGCTGCCGCCAACTACTGTGCGGCGACCTCCCGGATGAGCGCGCCGCCGTTCCTCCTGGCCACCGGGCTCGGGTCGATCCCGAACACGGCGGCGTACGTGATAGCCGGCAGCGAGGCGGCGTCGCCGACCTCGCCCGTGTTCCTGGCGGCGATGGGCTTCATCGTGCTGTCCGCTCTCGGCGGGGCGCTGGTGGCCTGGCGCAAGCGC